In one Actinomycetota bacterium genomic region, the following are encoded:
- a CDS encoding FIST N-terminal domain-containing protein: MSRLAIGAGLATDPDPQRAVEAACAEATAGLHGGSCDLAFLFVSPHHVPRVADAVAAAHTALRPGTLLGCNGMWVVGGSREIEDAPAVAVWAAHLPDTQVVPFALEYAETPDGETFLGWPDTIPDGATALALADPFTFPADDWLARLADSQPGLELIGGLASGGRAPGQHRLIMNTEVRNGGCVGALIAGRVKVRSLVSQGCKPVGQPYAVTGAERNVLLSLGGQTPLDRIRETYAEADASDREAMQLGLHVGRVVDEYKTEFRRGDFLIRNVLGADEQSGAVAVGDVVNIGETVQFHVRDAASADEDLRSMVGAVDRPAGALLFTCNGRGTRLFGVPDHDAGIVTGAFASPLAGFFCNGELGPVGGRNFLHGFTASLALFYDS, from the coding sequence ATGAGCCGTCTCGCGATCGGGGCGGGCCTCGCGACCGATCCCGATCCCCAACGCGCCGTAGAGGCGGCGTGCGCTGAGGCGACGGCGGGCCTCCACGGCGGTTCGTGCGACCTCGCCTTCCTTTTCGTCTCCCCGCATCACGTTCCGCGCGTCGCCGATGCGGTCGCCGCCGCGCACACGGCGCTGCGGCCGGGGACGCTGCTCGGCTGCAACGGCATGTGGGTCGTCGGCGGCTCGCGAGAGATCGAGGACGCGCCGGCCGTCGCGGTATGGGCGGCGCATCTCCCGGATACGCAGGTCGTCCCGTTCGCGCTCGAGTACGCCGAGACCCCAGACGGGGAGACGTTCCTGGGTTGGCCCGACACGATCCCCGACGGTGCGACCGCGCTCGCGCTCGCCGATCCGTTCACGTTCCCGGCCGACGACTGGCTCGCGCGGCTCGCCGATTCGCAGCCCGGACTCGAGCTGATCGGCGGCCTGGCGTCCGGTGGACGTGCGCCGGGTCAGCACCGCCTGATCATGAACACGGAGGTGCGGAACGGCGGCTGCGTCGGCGCGCTGATCGCCGGACGCGTCAAGGTGCGGTCGCTCGTCTCGCAGGGCTGCAAGCCGGTCGGGCAGCCGTACGCGGTCACCGGCGCCGAACGGAACGTGTTGCTCTCGCTCGGCGGTCAGACGCCCCTGGACCGGATCCGCGAGACCTACGCCGAGGCGGACGCCTCCGATCGCGAGGCGATGCAGCTGGGGCTCCACGTCGGACGCGTTGTCGACGAGTACAAGACGGAATTCCGGCGTGGCGACTTCCTCATCCGCAACGTCCTCGGCGCCGACGAGCAGTCGGGAGCCGTCGCCGTGGGCGACGTCGTCAACATCGGCGAGACGGTGCAGTTCCATGTGCGCGACGCCGCGAGCGCGGACGAGGATCTCCGCTCGATGGTCGGCGCGGTCGATCGTCCGGCGGGGGCCCTGCTGTTCACGTGCAACGGGCGCGGTACCCGGCTCTTCGGCGTTCCCGACCACGACGCGGGCATCGTGACCGGAGCGTTCGCGTCACCGCTCGCCGGGTTCTTCTGCAACGGGGAGCTCGGCCCCGTCGGGGGTCGCAA